A window of Castanea sativa cultivar Marrone di Chiusa Pesio chromosome 1, ASM4071231v1 contains these coding sequences:
- the LOC142634628 gene encoding uncharacterized protein LOC142634628 has translation MELFRDVIDKCRFLDLGFVGDQFTWRKHFADGHSLWERLDYGLANYDWFEEMWLSDRGCSVIVEAVWLSREDEDAHDHGHHRGVPTSSGNPGSVWEMLSIWEAQESSFGSQAWHSILKGRDVLLKGARWRVGCGEVISIWNDAWLPSQEHPRVLYDIVLGFKDGRVFDLINPITRTWDLNVVHRLLSPEEPALVLSIPLSHAPMEDKIIWPFTPLGNYTVNSGSKFLTKLTSMLPPTGNNLGSATSNTGRKRWRVGPVSLWANKAVTDNLERGNKAALEDHEWLHWFNAKESNSVCYISFGTLAKFSEAQLIKIAHGLEASGHQFIWVVRQKDEDQDEGCLEEYEKRVKESNKGLIIRGWTPQLMILEHPAVGGQVTHCGWNSFLEGVTAGLLMITWPIFAEQFYHEKFVTEVLKTRMAVGKKEYSALRTEETKEVVKREDIEKAVKFLMGSGEEAAEMRNQARELGNVARKAVENKGSSQSNFTGFINELKSLKSKRN, from the exons ATGGAACTTTTTAGGGATGTCATAGACAAATGCAGATTTCTTGATCTCGGGTTTGTGGGAGACCAATTCACATGGAGAAAGCATTTTGCCGATGGGCACTCACTGTGGGAGAGATTAGACTATGGGTTGGCCAATTATGATTG GTTTGAGGAAATGTGGCTTTCTGATCGTGGGTGTTCAGTTATTGTAGAGGCGGTGTGGCTATCAAGGGAAGACGAGGATGCTCATGATCAC GGCCACCATAGAGGAGTGCCAACGAGTTCTGGAAATCCTGGAAGTGTATGGGAGATGCTCAG TATATGGGAGGCTCAAGAGTCTAGCTTTGGTTCACAAGCTTGGCATAGCATTTTAAAGGGAAGAGATGTCCTACTAAAGGGTGCAAGATGGAGGGTTGGGTGTGGAGAGGTTATTAGTATTTGGAATGACGCATGGCTACCATCACAGGAGCATCCACGGGTCCTATATGATATTGTACTAGGTTTTAAAGATGGTAGAGTTTTTGATCTCATCAATCCAATTACAAGAACATGGGACTTAAACGTAGTGCATAGGTTGTTGTCACCTGAAGAACCTGCATTGGTCCTCAGCATCCCATTGAGCCATGCTCCTATGGAGGACAAAATCATTTGGCCATTCACCCCTTTAGGTAACTATACTGTAAACTCGGGTTCCAAGTTTTTAACCAAACTAACTTCTATGCTACCTCCTACAG GAAATAATCTTGGCTCCGCCACTAGTAACACAGGCAGAAAGAGATGGAGGGTAGGACCGGTTTCTTTGTGGGCGAACAAAGCTGTAACAGACAATTTAGAGAGGGGTAACAAGGCGGCTCTTGAAGACCATGAATGGCTCCATTGGTTCAATGCCAAAGAAAGCAACTCTGTTTGTTATATAAGTTTTGGGACCTTGGCAAAGTTCTCAGAAGCTCAGCTTATTAAAATAGCTCATGGTCTTGAAGCTTCTGGTCACCAATTCATATGGGTAGTTCGGCAAAAGGACGAGGATCAAGATGAAGGGTGCCTTGAGGAATATGAGAAGAGagtaaaagaaagcaataagGGTTTGATAATAAGGGGTTGGACACCACAACTAATGATTTTGGAACACCCAGCTGTTGGTGGACAAGTGACTCATTGTGGCTGGAATTCATTTCTAGAAGGTGTGACTGCTGGCTTGCTAATGATCACATGGCCTATATTTGCTGAGCAATTTTACCACGAGAAATTCGTGACAGAGGTACTGAAAACTAGAATGGCTGTGGGTAAGAAAGAATATAGTGCACTACGGACTGAAGAGACCAAGGAGGTGGTGAAGAGGGAGGATATAGAGAAGGCAGTGAAGTTTttaatgggaagtggagaagaAGCTGCAGAGATGAGGAATCAAGCAAGGGAGCTTGGAAATGTAGCAAGGAAGGCTGTAGAGAATAAAGGGTCATCTCAGTCCAACTTCACAGGCTTCATCAATGAGCTAAAATCATTAAAATCTAAAAGAAACTGA